From the Colias croceus chromosome 20, ilColCroc2.1 genome, the window AATCCAGCCTTGTTGACAATATTCCAGGCACAGGACTGGCTGATATTAAACCGTCGCGCAGCGTCATTCGTACTCCGTCGAGGATCTTCTTCAAAATATGCTAATACATCGTCGTAAACGTTTTGTGACAACGCCGGTCTTCCTCGTCCTGTACTGTGAGATGGTGCGTGAAACGAACCGTAGTCAAGTAAACGCTGGTAAGCATTTACCACGGTTCGTACATTCGGCGGTCGAGCGTTCGGGTACAATTCTCTGTACATACGTACTGCTGCACTAGCGTTTTCCCCACTCAAAAAATACGCACGAAGCATATGCACATAATCCCGCGATGTGAATTGATACGACCGCGACATCGTGCCGGGATAAACGTAAACAAACGTGGCGAAAAAAaccaacgaaaaaaaaaacaacagagCAAGTGTTCACTTCCGCAATTAGGCACTGTTTGACGCGTTGGTAGTTAGGAAGTGGGGACTGAGGTGCGGCGCGGGCGCAAAGGGAAAGGGAAAGGGACGGGGTGAGTTATGACTAATGCTGAGCTTTGACGCGAGTTTGCCGGAATTTATCAATGGAGCTGTGCTGCGGACCTACTCGAAATCGTACGCTAGAAAATTACAACACAATACGTAGCTACCTAGTGTAGGTCATTGATTAAATTATaggtttaacaatttttacatatttatgtggACAATTTTGGGACATTTCTGTTTgttagtgtttttaattatttcttacacAAATATGATTGGTTATAGATACTTAACGTCCTGTAAAATTTTTTGTactgattaaaaaatagtggtgtatatatgtatgtttatcagctatctggtttccataacacaagcgaaagctcagtatgggatcagatcgtgccgtgtgtgaaaaatttatttatttacatacctCTAAGAGATCAATCATTTTGGTCATCTGACTGTATATGAGCACCCTGTGTCCGCGCTCCTTCAGTCTTTTCAACAACGAATCTAATACTGTTAATTTGCCCGCATCGCTCACTAGCTGATTTTTATctggtaataaaaaataattatattaatcaaattaataaaaatgagttgTCTATGCTTGTTTGTGTTTACCTCGTGAACGTGAAAATACGAAAGACTTTtttcgttttaaaattttcattctaaaatgttatgtatttttatacagaAAAATAGTACTTGTTTCGGGAAAAAATATCgcattctattttttttttacttttttttttttgtattgtattgtattctCATAAAAACACTCGATTTCTGCCCGCGcgaaaaagtttcacttctgacacgtgtggtCACacgctttttttatttatttgttcctCACCCGGCACCTGCAAGCTCGCCCAGCCGGTGCACGGGCGCGCGCCGCGCACGAGGCGCGCGAGCGTGTCGCCGCCGAGCCGCGACTCGCAGTGGGCGTGCCGCTTCATGTGGTACGCGTGCGAACGGGACACCGAGAAGCTCTGCCGGGTTGGCGCGCACACCTGACAAAATATACAGTTATTaagcaatttataaataactagctttccgcccgcggcttcgcccgcgttttcaaagaaaaacccgcatagttcccgttcccgtataatttccgggataaaacctatcctggGTGGTTAATCCAAGCTACCTATAAGTTacctatatgtgtgctaaatttcattgtaatcggttcggtaaagagtaacaaacatacacacatacatccgtcctcacaaactttcgcatttataatatgtattagtaggacttatattttatgagcatttccCAAAAAAAAGCAGTGGTGGGAACCTCCGACTTCAAATCGTCAAGTCGGGGTTCCAAGACCAGGAAattaactgattttttttcaatttatctgcgcatgcaGGAAATTAActgaattttcaatttatctgcgcatgtctataacatcaccactgctttTACGTTGAAGGAAAACATCATGATGAAACCGAAATTCCGAAGAATCAAAAGTACGACGACATGTGACAtctgccaacccgcacttggccagcgcgaTGGATTACGGCCTGATCCCATATCCCAGAAGTGCGAACAAAATAGGCtcgtgatgatgatgatgatgactaaCCTTTTGTTGCACAGTATATAAGAAAGTCGGTAAGGGTGTGGGCACATCACAATGTACGATCGGCGGACGCTCCACGTGCGGAAATTCCGCGGCTTCTATTGGCTGCTTCTCGACCGGTATCACACCACCATCTTCCGTCTTTATTTCGGTTAGCATTTCCGGCTAAAAAGTGCACAAATATTACATCATAcagatataattaatataatttattaaaacttaaaaaaaacgctAAAACTcatgtattgttattttttattgtacgcTAAAACCAATgagtgataataataaatctgtcCATTtgaagtgggtcaaaatcaaatataaaGGAGTTGGatgcataaaaatatagttgaagctaataaaagcgtgataataaaagaaaatttcattgtttgtTCATTTTTTGTAATGGATAAATTCAAAAGCAAGCAGTTTACCATGAAAATCCATAATAagtcacattttttatactatttctGATCCATCAACAAAGATCCCTCATGTCTTGGAACAAAGAACTTTATCactcttcactacatagtataaaacaaagtcgctttctctgtccctatgtccctttgtatgcttaaatatttaaaactacgcaacggattttgatgcggttttttttaatagatagagtgattttagaggatgtataatataatttattaggttttagacaaagcgggcgaagccgcgggcggtaagctagtattaaataaaaccaagGTTTTCATGAAATACTTATGTAAAGTCTAAAAATATACCcatgaacataaaatttatttaaaatacataccaCTTGTCCACTGGCCTCTTTCAAATTCCTTGTTCGCATCGCTCTATGTTCTATCGTCTCTGACATATAATTTATCGTGTGATTTGTATGTGTATAGAATGGACCACCTATAAAAGAAGaccaatccatactaatattataaatgcgaaagtaactctgtctgtctgtctgttactcaatcacgccttaactactgaaccaatttgcatgaaatttggtatatttatattttgatacccgagaaaggacataggctactttttactccgggaaataggataggttttattccggaaatcccacgggaacgggaactaagcGCGgtcgatgccgcgggtggaaagctagtagataataatatgtttaactATGGgcagaattttataaaaaaaggaagtcattagtagtataaaatatGAGAATTAATTGCTAAAATTTTAACAAGAGCTAAAAGGAATAATATTAGCTAAAGCATATCAATTCccaaacacattaaaaattacccCAAATACTACaacaatactttttaaaaattatactgaTTAAAATTACCTTCAATCCACAATGGATCTGTGAACAGCAAATCTCTCCACATAGTGGAATCCTGTTTCCTCCTCTTCAAGACATCACCATCGGGACATACCAATAACATATGTTTACTCATAACTTTGTCAAATTCTTGTGTTCTCTCTAAATCACTATCGTACCACCATTCTTGCCTGTGACGTAATTTTTCGTACTTCTCCATACTATCTTCTATGTGTAACATACTGAAATAGAAAAATGTTGGAAGTAAGAGATAAAGAGATGTCTAAGCGCGAGCTCCGAGGAATTTTAAGGAATGTTAATGTTCAAGTTAGAAATGTGTATTAGTCGATATTACGCTATCGATACTAACACATCTTAGAAACCAAGGTCAACACTAAACTGGGTTAGTGCGGGGTATGGAGCGACGATCGAGTGCGCAAACTGCCTTttactcatttttttttcaatatttagtAACTTTTTACAAACTAACCATTTCGATTTAAGTTTAAGATTGAAAAAGAtgggttaaaaatattaacttttcatTCTACATTAATATGAAAGTAGATGTTCATTAcaagttttacaaaatttcttaGAGAAAGGTGAtctatacacattattaacaaaattaagttatgtactacatattattattacaaaaatactcACGCATACAGCCACCCGCACACCATAACTCTATACATTTCCATTGGTGACAAATCCATGAACCGCATAAACGAAAAACACTTGTCACTATCACTAACACTTTCACTAACACTTCTGTGCACATATTCAGTTATCAACACACTAagtttattatacaataaatgtCGTTTTGAAGGTATGGAACGGAGTAGGATACAGTCTTCGGCAATAATCTTTGGTATATTGTAGTCGTCGACTTGCATCGCGAACGGGGATTTGACGTCGCGCCGCTCAAAAAGTTCTGGGTGATTGCATACCTGGTAATAAAGATATTgttattcaattgaatatacACTAAAGTAGAAGCCATCTTAAAAAggatggttttttttttttttttttttgtaaggtgtttctcaatgttagccagaagggcattttaacgcggacgcgggggtgaactgaaggttcaccctggtagcgacatgcacaagggcgtccccccttgacggggatctcgaacctcggcttgggctgtcgcttgagtggaggaggccagaagggccctaatcggacgggaaaAAGGATGGTACGATCATTTCATTGACGAcgaaaaggaaataaaaataattatttacaataaaatgtaaacagagtattgaaatttaattttgattttatatttgtgcAGTATAGAAAAATTTAATGCTTTCTTTTACTTTTGAGCATACCTTAGTTAGAAGTCATTGAAAAAAGAAATCTAGAAAATAATGTGTTACACTCACCTTCCTAAATTGCATAACTAAATTCATAAGATTTGAGGTAAAGTTTTTGTCAACATTATGTCCTGATTCCGATCcaattgtataatgtaataattcttcaattttaattttcttttttaatgctgtaaaaaaataatttaaaatagtgaATACACAATTACCTGTACTAAACGTATTTAATAGTAACTTATTCAAAATACTTCTTACctatatacaataatttttgcCTTATAGTAAGTGGACAATGCACCATAATCTCAATTTTGTCCGATAACTCATTTTCTACGTCTTTCTTGATTCGCCGCAACATAAACGGTTTCAATATCATATGCAGTCGCGATAAATgttctgtaaaataaaatcagtaCTTGTATTCAtctttattatgaaatattttagatttctccgctttaaatataataaagcgtTGAATGAAAGAgaagaaagtaaaaatgaaGAGTTggcaaaaaaatatctaatagttttatggcattcattagtttttcgtatttttacCCAATTTCAAACATATTACAAACATAAGGCTAAgaacaaattattatcaactcAATGTATATcagtttaatttgaaaattaaaaacatttaagataCAATTCAACATACTTTCATCAATAGTGCTCTTATTTTCCGCGTGACTTTCAATATCCTTAGAGAACCATTCGTTAAACTCTTCATGTGAGTCGAAAAGTGTCGGCATTATGAAATGTAGTAGCGCCCACAGTTCCGCCATACTGTTTTGTATTGGtgtacctaaaataaaaaataagtttaagtattattatactaaGAATAGACGTGAAAACCTAAATtatggtaaaaaaaaatataagtaaatttttgtACACTCGTGTAAAATCTTCGATCGATCTTACGTAAAAATGTTTTGACGCaacaattcaataaaaatcttaCCAAAAGTGGTTCAAACCAGTACTTCTATATAATcatatttaactttaattctAATAGTTAAATGTTACATgtgtataaatgttttttctttctttcttctaatacacattataatttatgtatattttatttcatactaacCTGACAACAACAACCGATTCCTGCAACTAAAGCCCAGTAACAACTTCCACCGCATGCTAGCCGAGCTTTTTATAGCTTGCGCTTCGTCCAATATCATATACTGCCAGGACACACGGTTCAGGTACTTAAGGTCGGAGACCACAATCTGGTACGATGTGATCACCACGTGGAAAGCCGCTTGCTGTGTGTGCAGGTCCTTACGTTCCCAGAACTGACGGAGGATCTTACGTTCGCTGGGACTGCCCCAGTATGGTACCTGGTGGGGATGATATTTTAGAGTAATGTGGCTAAGATTCAGTGTACAAGAATATATGTGGGAGATGGACTTTAATTAGGGGGAAAATTGGCGCTTATTACGGTGCTAAATATCTTAGCAATTACGACCTCAGTGGATGCAGCCATGTTTAAAAGTATATCTCTAATGAGACAAATAGGGGGAAAATTGGCGCTCATTACGGTGTTAAATATCTTAGCAATTACGACCTCAGTCATGTTTAAAAGTATatctctaataataatttttattaaagtccAAAGGCAATGTGGATATTTAAGATTCCCtacttgtttttaatttatcaaagaGACTGATTAATAGTATCcaaatttaacaacatttaaatttaaataaaataaacattcataGTTACTAAAACTTACCACTTTAAAATCCGGTACAAATCTCTGCATTTCCTGTTGCCAATTATGAAGTGTAGAAGCCGGAGACACCACCAGGAAAGGTCCCCATACACCAAGTCGTTCAGCCACATGACATAGAAACGCTATACACTGGACCGTTTTGCCTAGACCCATCTCGTCTGCTAGTATACCACTGATACCCTGTAAGGAAAAGTAGGGTTAAGAACCTTTAGCTTACTAAGGAGTTTTTACGTAAGAATAGTATGTGAATAGTAAAACAGTTATTGATCAACATTGCAGTTGACATGTTACAAACATTGTACAAACTgttagattaaatatgtaactGGAGGGATTTACATTTGGtcgaaatttatttacttttatataaaccaaatctCACCTTAACCATCATATCACATGAGACATAATTTAACGATTTCTCGTTGACAGATTATAATATCCCCTACAATGCATAGGTTTGGTTTATTTACAAACTACAAAGAAAAAGGAGCTCTGTCAATTCCCAACCTGCACCTGACATGGGAAGATTAAATTTCTGGCAAAATATGTAACTGCAGTGTAATTTATTGCATTATAGTCTAACCAGAAATATGTATTGCGTTCAATTGCAGGTAAGTGTAACAATCTCaatctataaattaataaagaatagaaaaaattcgatcacgaggcgggactggaacccgcatcctttcgcgccattccggggcggatgcatccgctatatatacataaatttatatttataaagcatttgaatgccataaaaccaaaaatataaattcaatctcaatctaataaaaaatcaatcacAATTATTCGACATACTAAAATCTTGTGAATCTCGCAAATCCGTAAAATTGTATCTACCTGTATTTACACTTTTACTGTAACCCCACCCGATCATACAAGTTAGCGAGCCAGCCAACGCGAGCTTTCATCGCCTCGCTATAGGTGGAGTTGAGAAATCAGTCGCATACGCACCTGGTCATACAAGTTAGTGGTCTCTTCTCTCAGAGCGCTCCCCATCCGTCTAGTGCAAGCGTGCGCGAGCTTTCATCGCCTCGCTATAGATGTAGTTATGACATTAATCGCACCTGGTCGTACAAGTTAGCGAGCCAGCCATCGCGACCTTACATTGCCTTTCTATGGTTAGAGTTGAGACATTTTTCGCTCACCCACCTGGTCATACAAGTTAGCGAGCCAGTTCATCCCTTTGAGCTGGTAGCCCTTGAGCGTGCCGCGGAAGATGGCCGGCTGGTCGTGGTCCCGTCTCTCGGAGCGCTCCCCGCCCGTGGCCGCGTCCAGTGCGAGCGTGCGCGCCCGGTCAGCGCGGAACGCTTCGCGCGCGTTGCGGGACGCGCGGGCTTTCATCGCTTCGCTGGAGGTGGAATtacaactttatttatttaacactattacacatatttttacaaaaaggaaaagaaaataacaattctCATTTCTCATACAGCTTTATATGGATAGAATAAAGACACTGTAAATTGTAATCTACCAAAAGTGTGAGGGATTCTATAACCTGTAACAAAGTTTTAAACTAACACAGGCTTTAGTTTCCCCAATTAttctgtattattttaaacattttcaataaaaatttatctatttatttattacgtcTATTAATCGCGATAGGGATATGTTTTCGCCACACAATAAGCTACATAATAATCCAagttaaattgaattattctATTGTGAAGTTGTAGTTGCTTATGATTGGATTTTCACATCATACTTATCAATTCCATTTGTTCCCAACGAGTAACACCCTCAAATGTCACACTGTTACTCGATGGGaatgtttttaagaaaaaattccCAACCAGTCACACTGTTACTCGATGGGAACTTCTTATTAGTAATTTCCCAACCAGTCACAATATTACAGTAGTTAATGAAAAGAAGAATTAAATcggtttttacttttaaaacatttattcgtCTTATTGCTGGTGATTCTCCTTTGAACGttttattcttaaataattaaataaaattacaatacctaaatacatacatacatacatagacTCACGCCTGTATCCCCGAAGGGGTAGGCAGAGGTGTAATATTACACCCACATCTCGCCATCTATATTTAAGTCCCACGTAATAAGGGGGGGGAGGTACCTAAATACAATCagctttatataatatatcagaGTAAATCATCacattttacaacaattatCAGTTCTAATTTCTAATGTTAATTTGAACTTTAAACAATTTTccaaatacatataagtagCCATAAGTATGTTGtgacaattaaaattatgtatagcAAAATAAAGTTATGATAAGCCGGCAACATCAGTTATCGCGAGTGTGTAATGGCGGTTATTTTCCATGCacatttaatgtaaaaatagcCCATCGCACAACAAATGCACTCGAATCTTGgcataataaactaaataagaCCATTGGAACAAAACACCCGAATACTTATTATGCATTTCTTGCACACAATTGAAGAAGATTCTTCTCAGAATACTGTCAGAAATGTTCTGAAACAACAAGGCAAACCGTCAAAAAGAAAACGGGGTAAGAAATCTATATCAAGAGACGAGTTTATTCAGGAAGTGCAGCTGGAATTAACACAAGGTCTTATTTTCAGTTGGCCATGCTTTGGAGATTTCACTAGAATTAAGAACTGATACTTATTGTAAAATGTGGTGATTTACTGTGATACATACATAAAGGTACAAACATAAGGTTgattatatttagaaaattctTCTTTAAAGTTCAAATTAACATTAGAATTAATAACTGttaattgttgtaaaatgtGATGATTTACTGTGATAcaatacatataggtacaaacataaggttgattttatttagaaaattctTCTTTAAAGTTCAAATTAACATTAGaattaataactattaattgttgtaaaatgtGATGATTTACTGTGATACATGCATATAGGTACAAACATAAGGCTgattatatttagaaaattctTCTTTAAAggttcaaattaatattagaaataaggactgttaattattgtaaaatgtgATGATTTActctgttatattatataaggcCGATTGTGTTTAGATATTGTTACTATGactaaaacattaaaatgagAATTACTAGCAATATGACGAATGTTAACGTGTAACGTCCGTAATTAAGTAACTGTATTTACCaatgttgttattttgttgattttaataaaaatttaaaaaaccgatttaattcttattttcatttagTTCAACAGTGTGTTCCCATCGAGTAACAGTGTGACATTTGAGGGTGTTACTCGTTGGGAACAAATGATCAATTCATATACTagaactaaaattatttatgtaaaatatacgtGCCGTAAAAAATACGTGTGTAACGCTCGCGCGCGCTTTCGTCGCATCGCTCTAGGGTTGGTTAGATATTGATAGAATTAGGTTTATGTTCAGcagtaaataactaaatatatagccatattaattattattaatttgcatTCATTTTTAAGAAAACACATCATGGATAATTTGTAATGTGTTTATACATTACCCTCAAAGGCTGAAAATGCTCATTGAGCGAAAAAATATCTCACAATGTGTATAGTCAAAAAGATAAACATGACTAAATTCGTGTTATCATTCTTTAAATCATTTACGATGCATTCTGACAGTTCAAAAACCGACAATaataaagtatcaaaaattATCAATACCTATCATAATTATCAATAGCAGCGAGCCTCGGGTCCCTGTCTTCGTCCAGTTGTCTCAATATCCTGTCCGCCCCGCTGTCCCCTTCGTCCGTGGTGTTCAACTTGCGTTGCATAAAATGTGCGTACAGTTCTGTTTGAGTTATCAGGAAGTTTAGCTTTCGACGTTGACGCTTGGCTTCCATTAATTCTACGTCCATCTGAAACAAAATGCATTTGTATCGcacttttgaaatatttttctttaaaatacgACATTTTATGGAAAGTGATTGaaacaaattatgtattattttacaaacatgagaaaaataatgttcgaaaattaatttaaattatattaatgtgagattacataagtattttcaGGCAATCagcataaaaaaatgtatcacaAGGGCAGTGTGGACCTACAACTGACtggattattttatataaaagctCTGTTGATATTGATAAACACCTCAAATTACATAAACACCTAAAatgtacaaattaaaaaatccttattatttttaccttcCTCTGTTCCTCCGCTTCTCTTTCCATCCTCCTTCGAGTCTCTCTTTCAGCACGATCGTACCGCCGCCAATACGCTTGCATTTCACGACTCAATCGCTTGCAACGCCATACTGTTTCCTTCATGTTCTTTTGTGACTgttcaattaaaacaaataatgtgtttaaactaaaatttatttactatttttattatttattactacataataattatactatatattgtAAACAGAATTATTACACTATAATTTGAACATTAGAAATTTGCAAGATATTCATTTATGAAATGGTTTGCAAATAAGGACTagaaaaaaagagcgtgtgtgctgagcacatattatgtaagaagtgaaacttatttggCAATATTTAAAGGTACCAAAATGGTCACCTTACTCTGTAATTGtgttgccatgacgcgaccttgaaattttactctttaTGCGCATAAAGAAGTTGAAAAAAAGACTTGAAAAAATTCTGCATTCTAGAACTCAATTCTGCTAGTAAATGATGTATtctgacgattcaaaagtagTAGAatggaaaaattaataaatgtttgagtttaaaaccCACCTGCATAGCAACATGTCTCCAATGCTTACTACACAACGTAGCTAGCCGTTTCCTCTGCAACATGAGTTCTCTATGTGTTGCTGTCCTTGCTCGCTGCACTTTACCCAATTCCTTTTTAACGAGCAGGAACCAGTGACGTTTACGCCGCGCTGTAAGCGCTTCCGGACTCTTGAGTGTGGAGATTTTCTTTCGACCCCTAAAagcaaagataataattattttatatttaaataataataataagtgaTTAATTATTGTCCATATTCATCAATATTCAAAAAGGagttcaatattttcatattctaTCAATcagttttgtttttactaattatgaattttttttgaatttttatagagattttgtaaaatatttctctATGAGATTGTCACTGAAACAATATAAAGAccaataattttttacaaacatttttgtttaaatttacctGACACCAGACTTTTCAGCAATGGTGAATTCATCAGTATCATTCTCTTCTTTAATATGTTTAACATGATCCTCCCAGTCTGTGCCATCTGGCtgcaaattaaaaacagacattcatattaaaatatttattcatccTACATTAAAtgttaacttattttttaaatatattatattgtgttaatTTAACTTTGTATTAGATGACAACATGAGAGCTCccttaaatatgtaaatatattatttttataattattattaaaatgacaaaaaaaatagatattctCTGAAATTTTCAgatttctaaatattattgttgactagcttccgcccgcgactccgtccgcgcggatgtcggtcttcgcgtggatggtttatttatccattttgagtacctctgacaataacatcttataaatatctattggacccaattcccaaatacggctaggcctataataatacgcaacgtgtgttcgcggttctacggaacaacgtctatggataaaactgaaaaattaagattattttttttctacatatttttccaggataaaaagtatcctattttacgcccaggataataaggtataattataccaagtttcatcgaaatcgaaccgctagttttcacgtgatgccttcacatacagacagacagacagacagacagacagacaaaaatttttttaatcacatatttgggtttggtatcgatccagtaacactccctgctatttattttttcaatattttcaatgtacagaattgacccttctacagatttattatatgtatagatgagaTAACCTAGTGGATGcgggacagacagacaaacagcgAAATATCAGTAATAGGGcccattttaaatttttggtaTGGAGCAGTAAAAATATTGGTAAGACGAAGAAAAGTACAAAAACTTACAACATCACTTCCATCAGCCAGACCTTCTTTAGCCCTAACTTTTCTAGACTTCTGTGGAGGTCTAGACAAGCCTCTATCTGAGGGCCTGCCTCTTCTGGCTCTGGATGTCACCGGTGGAGGCCTATTTATACGTCTTTCTGGATAACGGTCAATAGTAGATAGTAAACCAGCTCCGTAATACATATATCTAGAgttctgtaaaaaaatgtttaaattgttttgaattgttgaaaatgaataataagaataatatatttgttatatacaaatatatatatatatagcatAATACAAAATTAGGTGGTTAGttcattatttaatgaaaaaaaaaaaaaaattgctttttGTGTTATGTACATAGTTTTCACGATTATCAGTTCTGTAGTATTGA encodes:
- the LOC123700672 gene encoding chromatin-remodeling ATPase INO80 yields the protein MSEKSMVAKTVLKRHEVARPIHIQRLEAALDIRPFVNQVERILNSDGGSDSGEDSDILSMSNELSKGDKLMHGVVTSKQERQSDRLRLYNLSSVGEEREWLRDVLLSSESDTSSDDDSPAAKDYRIKCLLKERKFHNKYIKSYYKDPSNSRYMYYGAGLLSTIDRYPERRINRPPPVTSRARRGRPSDRGLSRPPQKSRKVRAKEGLADGSDVPDGTDWEDHVKHIKEENDTDEFTIAEKSGVRGRKKISTLKSPEALTARRKRHWFLLVKKELGKVQRARTATHRELMLQRKRLATLCSKHWRHVAMQSQKNMKETVWRCKRLSREMQAYWRRYDRAERETRRRMEREAEEQRKMDVELMEAKRQRRKLNFLITQTELYAHFMQRKLNTTDEGDSGADRILRQLDEDRDPRLAAIDNYDSEAMKARASRNAREAFRADRARTLALDAATGGERSERRDHDQPAIFRGTLKGYQLKGMNWLANLYDQGISGILADEMGLGKTVQCIAFLCHVAERLGVWGPFLVVSPASTLHNWQQEMQRFVPDFKVVPYWGSPSERKILRQFWERKDLHTQQAAFHVVITSYQIVVSDLKYLNRVSWQYMILDEAQAIKSSASMRWKLLLGFSCRNRLLLSGTPIQNSMAELWALLHFIMPTLFDSHEEFNEWFSKDIESHAENKSTIDEKHLSRLHMILKPFMLRRIKKDVENELSDKIEIMVHCPLTIRQKLLYIALKKKIKIEELLHYTIGSESGHNVDKNFTSNLMNLVMQFRKVCNHPELFERRDVKSPFAMQVDDYNIPKIIAEDCILLRSIPSKRHLLYNKLSVLITEYVHRSVSESVSDSDKCFSFMRFMDLSPMEMYRVMVCGWLYAMLHIEDSMEKYEKLRHRQEWWYDSDLERTQEFDKVMSKHMLLVCPDGDVLKRRKQDSTMWRDLLFTDPLWIEGGPFYTHTNHTINYMSETIEHRAMRTRNLKEASGQVPEMLTEIKTEDGGVIPVEKQPIEAAEFPHVERPPIVHCDVPTPLPTFLYTVQQKVCAPTRQSFSVSRSHAYHMKRHAHCESRLGGDTLARLVRGARPCTGWASLQVPDKNQLVSDAGKLTVLDSLLKRLKERGHRVLIYSQMTKMIDLLEEYMWHRKHKYMRLDGSSKISARRDMVADFQARTDIFVFLLSTRAGGLGINLTAADTVIFYDSDWNPTVDQQAMDRAHRLGQTKQVTVYRLICKGTIEERILQRAKEKSEIQRMVISGGNFKPDTLKPKEVVSLLLDDEEIELKYRQKSEEKKMMEERERKRKLGILPAQPAPAATESKRARESASEPGSPLQVDDEADLMVDVSHSMPTSYTSSSRGTWGRAARGGRRGRPRGSRHVARRPEPAPPDNASAVAAGALLLESDMPLEIVERGGCPSRGRRGPGRPRLRGAAPRAPVRRPRRPREPLLVPLAPPP